In one window of Posidoniimonas corsicana DNA:
- a CDS encoding penicillin acylase family protein translates to MEAIQPKAARYDFRAERDAAGVPHVHASSWRHALYALGYLHALDRPTQIHFARAVASGVASERIANKPELLEMDLFLRRAGIHLRLDYEAKLLPPRVLQQLEWYCQGLNDGMLESADAWIGPTLPMWVTGYRPAPWDVESVMLIGNLLSFAGLAVGEQEAERQLLELIQLGIPDERLRELFSPYLDGIDFEPLRDIHVSKRLSDEALELLSDLPRLAGSNAWAVSPARSASGGALLASDPHLEVNRLPAIWYEVALNWGDSPEHEPNYALGATLPGCPLMAVGRTRRLSWGVTYMHADTSDYFIEDCRPGGQTGWQYRRGEDQWHDFRLRTESLKPKGGERIEMPVYENDVGVLTLAPEEPGKHLSVAWIGSHQGGGRAIGTWLDVIAAGDAAEAMDIVRESPHPSLVWVFADSQGHIGSQASGWHPRRRPGVGGFVPMPAWEESNHWLGVVPADLMPREYDPPIGFVASANEELYRKDGPPLHAFGLADYRKRRIVQRLTELPQATLADMQALQYDVTSLQAEDLLPVLLAHVGDCPLKRRLEKWDRRYNLESTEATLFMHFYRHVLLEIFGHEEGIGWRRMFYLTTRMGFSRMVLTAADRMLRKVTSSWWRVRDKGEMIRRAAERAAAEPEQPWAQVNRFHFVNRFFGASMTGRLLGIRTTESPMPGNHATPFQGHLLQTATREATFAPSYHFVTDMSENVAHTNLPGGPSENAFSKWYQTDIALWTSGRYKPLAPGGPGE, encoded by the coding sequence ATGGAGGCCATCCAACCCAAGGCGGCGCGGTACGATTTCAGGGCGGAGCGTGACGCCGCCGGCGTGCCGCACGTGCACGCCAGCAGCTGGCGCCACGCGCTCTACGCGCTCGGCTACCTGCACGCCCTGGACCGCCCGACGCAGATCCACTTCGCCCGGGCGGTCGCCTCCGGCGTCGCGTCGGAGAGGATCGCCAACAAGCCCGAGCTGCTGGAGATGGACCTGTTCCTCCGCCGCGCGGGCATCCACCTGCGGCTCGACTACGAGGCCAAGCTGCTGCCGCCGCGGGTGCTGCAGCAGCTCGAGTGGTACTGCCAAGGGTTGAACGACGGCATGCTCGAGTCGGCCGACGCGTGGATCGGCCCCACGCTGCCGATGTGGGTCACTGGCTACCGGCCCGCGCCGTGGGACGTCGAGTCCGTGATGCTGATCGGCAACCTGCTGTCGTTCGCCGGGCTGGCGGTCGGCGAGCAGGAGGCCGAGCGGCAGCTCTTGGAGCTGATCCAGCTCGGCATCCCCGACGAGCGCCTCCGCGAGCTGTTCAGCCCCTACCTCGACGGCATCGACTTCGAGCCGCTCCGCGACATCCACGTCAGCAAGCGCCTGTCCGACGAGGCGCTCGAGCTCCTCTCCGACCTCCCCCGCCTGGCCGGCAGCAACGCGTGGGCGGTCAGCCCGGCCCGCAGCGCCTCCGGCGGCGCGCTGCTCGCTTCCGACCCGCACCTGGAGGTCAACCGCCTGCCGGCCATCTGGTACGAGGTCGCGCTCAACTGGGGCGACTCGCCCGAGCACGAGCCGAACTACGCGCTCGGCGCCACGCTGCCCGGCTGCCCGCTGATGGCCGTGGGCCGCACGCGGCGGCTGTCGTGGGGCGTGACCTACATGCACGCCGACACCAGCGACTACTTCATCGAGGACTGCCGCCCCGGCGGCCAGACCGGCTGGCAGTACCGCCGCGGCGAGGACCAGTGGCACGACTTCCGACTCCGCACCGAGTCGCTCAAGCCCAAGGGCGGCGAGCGCATCGAGATGCCCGTCTACGAGAACGACGTCGGCGTCCTCACGCTCGCCCCCGAGGAGCCCGGCAAGCACCTGTCGGTCGCCTGGATCGGCAGCCACCAGGGCGGGGGCCGCGCCATCGGCACGTGGCTCGACGTGATCGCCGCCGGCGACGCCGCCGAGGCAATGGACATCGTCCGCGAGTCGCCCCACCCGTCGCTGGTGTGGGTGTTCGCCGACAGCCAGGGGCACATCGGCTCGCAGGCCAGCGGCTGGCACCCCCGCCGGCGGCCCGGCGTCGGCGGCTTCGTGCCGATGCCCGCCTGGGAGGAATCGAACCACTGGCTCGGCGTGGTGCCGGCCGACCTCATGCCCCGCGAGTACGACCCGCCCATCGGTTTTGTCGCCAGCGCCAACGAGGAGCTCTACCGCAAGGACGGACCGCCGCTGCACGCGTTCGGGCTGGCCGACTACCGCAAGCGCCGCATCGTGCAGCGCCTGACCGAGCTCCCCCAGGCCACCCTGGCCGACATGCAGGCCCTGCAGTACGACGTCACCAGCCTGCAGGCCGAGGACCTGCTGCCGGTGCTGCTGGCCCACGTGGGCGACTGCCCGCTCAAGCGCCGCCTGGAGAAGTGGGACCGCCGCTACAACCTCGAGAGCACCGAGGCCACCCTCTTCATGCACTTCTACCGGCACGTGCTGCTAGAGATCTTCGGCCACGAGGAGGGCATCGGCTGGCGGCGGATGTTTTACCTCACCACCCGCATGGGCTTCTCACGCATGGTGCTGACCGCCGCCGACCGCATGCTGCGGAAGGTCACCAGCAGCTGGTGGCGCGTCCGCGACAAGGGCGAGATGATCCGCCGCGCCGCCGAGCGCGCCGCCGCCGAGCCCGAGCAGCCCTGGGCGCAGGTCAACCGCTTCCACTTCGTGAACCGCTTCTTCGGCGCGAGCATGACCGGCCGCCTGCTCGGCATCCGCACCACCGAGTCCCCCATGCCCGGCAATCACGCCACCCCCTTCCAGGGCCACCTGCTCCAGACCGCCACCCGCGAGGCCACCTTCGCGCCCAGCTACCACTTCGTGACCGACATGTCCGAGAATGTCGCGCACACCAACCTGCCGGGCGGCCCCAGCGAGAACGCGTTCAGCAAGTGGTACCAGACCGACATCGCGCTGTGGACGAGCGGCCGCTACAAGCCCCTGGCGCCCGGGGGCCCGGGCGAGTGA